The genomic segment ACATAACGCCGGACATTTTCGTGGTGAAGGTGGACGACGACTATCAGGTGTTCCTCAACGACGACGGCATCCCCAGGCTGCGGATAAACCAGTATTACCAGTCCATTCTTAAAAACAAGAGCGAGGAGCAGAAGACCACCCGCGAATATGTGGAGAACAAGTTCCGCTCGGCCCTCTGGCTTATCAAGAGCATCGAACAGCGCCGCCAGACGATGCTAAAGGTGGGCAGATCTATCGTGAAATTCCAGAAAGAGTTCCTGGACAAGGGGATCAACTATCTTAAGCCGTTGATATTAAAGGACGTGGCAGAGGACATCGGGATGCACGAGTCCACCATAAGCCGCGTGACCACCAACAAGTATATCCACACGGCGCAGGGGCTTTTCGAGCTTAAGTTCTTTTTCCATTCGGCGGTGGGCTCTTTCCTGGGCAACGACATGTCCAGCGTCCGGGTGAAGGAAATGATACGCAAGCTGGTCAAGGAGGAGGACTCGGCAAAGCCGTTGACGGACGACCAGATAGTCAAGCTGCTGGAAAGCAAGGATGTGAAAATAGCGCGGCGCACGGTGACCAAGTACCGGAAGGAGCTTATGATCCTTTCCACTTCCAAGCGCCGCAAGTTATTCATGTAATACGTATTTCTATTTGGAGATTTTGAAGTCATGCAGATAACAATCACAGGCCACAACATAGACGTAACGCCAGCCCTCCGGGACTATACCGAAGAGAAAGTCGCAAAGGTGCGGCGTTATCTTAACACCACGCTAAAGGCGCACGTCATCCTCAAGGTGGAGAAGCTGACGCACATAGCCGAAGTGACGATCCACGCCAACAAGGTGGACCTGCATGGGGCGGACAAGAACGAGAACATGTACGCCGCCATAGACAGCGTGATGGACAAGATAGACCGGCAGGCCAAAAAGTTCAAGGAGAAGACCCGCGACAAGAAAGGCGGGGGGGCGCAGGCCTCCGCGAAAGCCGGCGAAGGGGAAGAGGAATAGGCGGAATCAGGGCCCTGCAGGCGAAGCTCCATTATGAGGATAACGGACATCCTGCGGCGCGAAAACTGCGCCGGGCTCCTCTCCTCGCATGGCAAGCAAGGAGTTATAAAGGAGCTTTGCGGGCTTCTTGAGTCCAGCGGCCATACTGATGGGGGAACGGCCGCGCTTGAAAGCGTCATCGGCAGGGAGAACCTTGGCTCCACCGGCGTAGGGGACGGTGTGGCGATACCCCATGCCAAGACATCCGGGGTGAAAAGCGTCGTATGCGCGTTTGGATTATCCCCGGAAGGGGTTGATTTTTATGCCGCTGACGGAAAACCAGTGAAGATTTTCTTCCTGCTTTTGGCGCCGGAGGAGGCTGTGGGGGATCATCTGAAGGCCTTGGCGCGGATCGCCCGTCTTGTCCGGCGTGAAAGTTTCCGGAACAGGATGGAAAGAAACATGGGCGATGCGGGGGCGATTTATGACATCATATCGGAGGAAGACGCTGCCCTGGGTTGACAGATGACAGGGCATGCATGCGGGCTATTACCATAGGATCGGAACCAAACGGCATGAGAATAGGGCACCTTATAATCGCCCACGGGCTTTTAGCGTCGGAGTTTTTAAGCGCCCTGGAATTCATCACGGGCCCGCAATCATCATTCAAGGCGCTGGCGCTAGACCATGCGTTGGACGTGGACAGGGCCAGGGACATCGTCCTTAAGGCGCTGGAAGAAATCAAAGGGGATGAAGGCTCCATCGTGCTGACAGACCTTTTCGGAGGCGCCCCTTCCAACATCGCAATATCGCTCATTGACGAGCGCAAGATAGAAATCGTCGCCGGCATAAACCTGCCATTGCTAATCCACGCGGTTGTATTGGGCGATTCGCTGCCGCTGAAGGAAAAGGCGCTGAAGCTTCGCGACTATGGCAGGTCCAACGTGTTCCTGGCATCCGAGGTGCTGTCCGGCGGAAAATGACCGAGGTTGACGGCGGAATGGAAGAACGGGCGGTGACCATAAGGAACAAATGGGGGATACACGCAAGAAGCGCGTTTGCCATGGTGAAGACCGCCATGGGATTTTCCGCCAGCATTACAGCGGAAAAGGACGGGGTGACGGCGGACTGCAAACAGGTGGCCGACCTGCTCACGTTGACGGCGGCATGCGGGGACACTGTGGTGATAAAGGCCAGCGGGGCGGACAAGGCTGCCGCCCTGGACGCCATTGAAAGCCTGATAGAAGCCAAGTTCGGCGAGGATTGATGGAAGAGGCGGCGAAAACAAAGGACGAGAACATACTCACGGGGATCCCGGCGTCGTCCGGGATCGTGATAGGCAAGGCCTATGTCATAGACCGGCACATGATCTGCGTGCTGGAGCGCGCCCTGGCCGAATCGGAGATCGCCGCGGAGATCAGCCGCTTTCTGGACGCGGTGGACGCAAGCCTCAACGAAATGATCGAACTTGCCGACAAGGCCGCCTCCGAATTCGGCGAAAGCGCCCCCACCTTCATATTCGACGCCCACGCCCAGATACTGCGCGACCAGGCGATGATCCGGGAAGTGGAGGAGATCATCAAGCAGAGGAAATGCAACGCGGAATGGGCACTGAAGATACTGCTGGAGAAGTTCCAGAAGAGTTTCTCGCGGATAAAGGACCACTATTTCCGGGAGCGCTTAAGCGATATAGAGCAGGTGGTAGGCAGGATACAAAGGCACCTGATCCATGAGGACACACAGTCGCTGGCGGGGCTGAAGGACCCGGTGATAATCGTGGCCCACGACCTGAGCCCGGCGGACACGCTGAGCCTTTCCGGGGCCAGAGTCATCGGGTTCGCCACGGACGCCGGGGGAAAGACCTCCCACGCGGGCATCATCGCCTCGTCCATGGACATCCCGGCGGTGGTGGGGCTGAAAAACCTTTCAATGCGTGTGCGCTCCGGCGACCCTGTGATCGTGGACGGCAACAACGGCGAAGTGGTGCACCTGCCAACCAAGGACCAGTTCCTGAAGTACATCAAGCGCCGCCAGCGCTATATTTATTTCGACCGGGAAGTCCACGCCCAAAAACACCTGGAGGCGGTGTCCCGGGACGGGGTGAAAGTGTCGGTGATGGCGAACATAGAATCGTCGCACGACCTTGCGCACCTGGCCGAGCACGGCGCGGACGGCGTTGGGCTATACCGCACAGAATACCTGTACATAAACCGCCTTAAATGGCCGGACGAGGCGGAACAGTTCGCCGATTACATGAAAGTGGCGCAGGCGGTGGGGGCAAACCACGCGGTGATCCGCACGCTGGACATCGGGGGGGACAAAATCGCGCTCACGGGGGAATTCTACGAACCGGAGCCTAACCCCGCGCTGGGCCTCCGGGCGATACGCTATTGCCTGGCCTATCCGGAAGTGTTCCGGATACAGCTGCGGGCGATATTGCGGGCGTCCCACTACGGGCATCTTAAGATAATGTACCCGATGATAACGTCCATCGAGGAGGTGGACGCCGCCAACGCAATCCTTGAAAGCGTGAAAGAAGAGCTTAGAAAAGAAGGCCAGCCCTTCGACGACGGCATCGAGGTGGGGATAATGATAGAGACCCCCTCGTCGGTTGTGATGGCCGAGGAGCTTGCGCGGCGCTGCTCATTTTTCTCCATCGGCACCAACGACCTGATCCAGTACACCATGGCGATAGACCGGGTGAACGAGCGGGTGGCGTACCTGTATCAGCCCTTCTCCCCCGCCATAGTGCGGATGCTGCTCCAGACCGTCCGGGCGGCGGAAAAAGCGGGCATAACCGTTTCCGTGTGCGGCAAGATGGCCGGGGACCCGGCTTCCGCCTTCCTGCTCCTTGGCATGGGGGCCGTGCGGGAGCTTTCCATGGACGTGCACTCCATACCCAAACTGAAAAAACTGATCCGGTCGGTGAGCGTGCGCGAGGCATCCTCCATGGTGGAGCAGGCGCTGACGATGAACGCCACAGACGATATTAGGGACTATGTAAACGCAAGCCTGAAGACCCTCGCCCCCGAGGGGATAGGCGCCACGATCTCCGATAATGGCGACTGACGGACAGGCGAAAACCGAAGGGCCCGGTCACAAGGAAATAATCACCAAGGCCGCCGGCGTTGTGGGCGCCGCCACGCTCGGTTCCCGTGTGCTCGGTTATGTGCGGGACATGCTCGTGGCCCAGCTTTTCGGCGCCACGGTGGCCGCGGACGCCTTTTTCATGGCGTTCCGCATACCAAACCTTCTGCGCCGCCTCACGGCGGAAGGCGCCATGACCGCCGCCTTTGTCCCCACTTACACCTCCGTGATGGAAAAAGACGGTAAAATACGCGCCTTCGCCCTGGCCTGCAACATCATCACCCTTCTTGGGGTGGCGCTCATGGTGTTGTGCGCGATGGGGGTGATATTCTCGCCCTGGCTTGTGAAAGTTCTGGCCCCGGGTTTCACCACATCCCCCCATGCCTTCAACCTGACCATGCTCCTGACACGGATAATGTTCCCGTATCTCCTTTTCGTGTCGGTGGCGGCGGTGATGATGGCGATGTTAAATTCCATGGGGCGGTTTTTCTATCCCGCCGCCGGTTCTTCGCTCCTA from the Nitrospinota bacterium genome contains:
- the raiA gene encoding ribosome-associated translation inhibitor RaiA; the encoded protein is MQITITGHNIDVTPALRDYTEEKVAKVRRYLNTTLKAHVILKVEKLTHIAEVTIHANKVDLHGADKNENMYAAIDSVMDKIDRQAKKFKEKTRDKKGGGAQASAKAGEGEEE
- a CDS encoding PTS fructose transporter subunit IIA, whose translation is MRIGHLIIAHGLLASEFLSALEFITGPQSSFKALALDHALDVDRARDIVLKALEEIKGDEGSIVLTDLFGGAPSNIAISLIDERKIEIVAGINLPLLIHAVVLGDSLPLKEKALKLRDYGRSNVFLASEVLSGGK
- a CDS encoding PTS sugar transporter subunit IIA, giving the protein MRITDILRRENCAGLLSSHGKQGVIKELCGLLESSGHTDGGTAALESVIGRENLGSTGVGDGVAIPHAKTSGVKSVVCAFGLSPEGVDFYAADGKPVKIFFLLLAPEEAVGDHLKALARIARLVRRESFRNRMERNMGDAGAIYDIISEEDAALG
- the ptsP gene encoding phosphoenolpyruvate--protein phosphotransferase, coding for MEEAAKTKDENILTGIPASSGIVIGKAYVIDRHMICVLERALAESEIAAEISRFLDAVDASLNEMIELADKAASEFGESAPTFIFDAHAQILRDQAMIREVEEIIKQRKCNAEWALKILLEKFQKSFSRIKDHYFRERLSDIEQVVGRIQRHLIHEDTQSLAGLKDPVIIVAHDLSPADTLSLSGARVIGFATDAGGKTSHAGIIASSMDIPAVVGLKNLSMRVRSGDPVIVDGNNGEVVHLPTKDQFLKYIKRRQRYIYFDREVHAQKHLEAVSRDGVKVSVMANIESSHDLAHLAEHGADGVGLYRTEYLYINRLKWPDEAEQFADYMKVAQAVGANHAVIRTLDIGGDKIALTGEFYEPEPNPALGLRAIRYCLAYPEVFRIQLRAILRASHYGHLKIMYPMITSIEEVDAANAILESVKEELRKEGQPFDDGIEVGIMIETPSSVVMAEELARRCSFFSIGTNDLIQYTMAIDRVNERVAYLYQPFSPAIVRMLLQTVRAAEKAGITVSVCGKMAGDPASAFLLLGMGAVRELSMDVHSIPKLKKLIRSVSVREASSMVEQALTMNATDDIRDYVNASLKTLAPEGIGATISDNGD
- a CDS encoding HPr family phosphocarrier protein; protein product: MTEVDGGMEERAVTIRNKWGIHARSAFAMVKTAMGFSASITAEKDGVTADCKQVADLLTLTAACGDTVVIKASGADKAAALDAIESLIEAKFGED